From the genome of Nocardia sp. NBC_01503, one region includes:
- a CDS encoding GMC oxidoreductase: protein MRRRAIFKAAGAAALLAGMGSGVAARGTGAASANPVWNTLFQAWVPEIFAPLPDPPEHTEAIVIGSGFGAAVTALRLAQAGIANTVLERGSRWPNDPNREIFTGDDLPDGRGFWHRSSFTGVTKVPMTFADFGGVLDVTEFGGIDVWRGAAVGGGSIVFTGAMIAPPRDIFDSLFGGIADYDELDRVYYPRVREMLRLSPMPADIYNSAPFNHSRVWDRQVRAAGYEPLPNDSIFNWDVLRAELAGTSRASATAARSNLGNSNGAKFDLNQNYLRYAEGTGRTGIFPGHRVDSIGQDGSGKFVVSVTKLAPTGEVLATRTLTCDRLFLGAGSVGTSELLVRAQATGTLPNLNEHIGDGWGTNGDVVLARSVTEPALTGGGVPSASRIHDSSGMPLTLENWFVPGIPVDTLAIASLGIVLDPTRARLRYDRARNTVGLNWPRAAQDQVIAACRTVDRRIAGSSNSSVDYSPIGYDANAAFTAHPLGGAVYGRATDSNGRVHGHPGLYVMDGAGIPGSTATVNPSLTITALAERNIEAIIRAGR, encoded by the coding sequence TTGCGCAGGCGCGCCATTTTCAAGGCCGCGGGGGCCGCGGCTCTGCTCGCGGGCATGGGGTCGGGTGTCGCCGCGCGCGGCACCGGGGCCGCATCGGCGAATCCGGTGTGGAACACGCTGTTCCAGGCCTGGGTGCCGGAGATCTTCGCGCCGCTGCCGGATCCGCCGGAGCACACCGAGGCGATCGTCATCGGATCCGGCTTCGGCGCGGCCGTGACCGCGCTGCGACTGGCCCAGGCGGGCATTGCCAATACCGTGCTGGAGCGCGGATCGCGCTGGCCCAATGATCCCAATCGGGAGATCTTCACCGGCGATGACCTGCCCGACGGCCGCGGTTTCTGGCATCGCTCCAGCTTCACCGGCGTCACCAAGGTGCCGATGACCTTCGCCGACTTCGGCGGGGTCCTGGACGTCACCGAATTCGGCGGTATCGATGTGTGGCGCGGCGCCGCGGTCGGCGGTGGGTCGATCGTCTTCACCGGGGCCATGATCGCGCCGCCGCGCGATATCTTCGATTCGCTCTTCGGCGGTATCGCCGACTACGACGAACTCGATCGCGTCTACTACCCGCGGGTGCGGGAGATGCTGCGGCTGAGCCCCATGCCCGCCGATATCTACAACTCCGCGCCGTTCAACCATTCGCGGGTGTGGGATCGACAGGTGCGCGCGGCGGGTTATGAACCGCTGCCCAATGATTCGATCTTCAACTGGGATGTGCTGCGCGCCGAACTCGCGGGGACCTCGCGCGCCTCGGCGACGGCCGCGCGCAGTAATCTCGGCAACTCCAACGGTGCGAAGTTCGATCTGAATCAGAACTATCTGCGCTACGCCGAGGGCACCGGCCGCACCGGAATCTTCCCCGGGCATCGGGTGGACTCCATCGGCCAGGACGGCAGCGGCAAATTCGTGGTGTCGGTGACCAAACTGGCCCCGACCGGCGAGGTGCTGGCCACCCGCACCCTCACCTGTGATCGTCTGTTCCTCGGTGCGGGCTCGGTCGGCACCTCCGAACTGCTGGTGCGCGCCCAGGCCACCGGCACCCTGCCCAATCTCAATGAGCATATCGGCGACGGCTGGGGCACCAATGGTGATGTGGTGCTGGCCCGCAGCGTCACCGAACCGGCGCTGACCGGTGGCGGGGTGCCCAGCGCCAGTCGCATCCATGATTCGTCCGGAATGCCGCTGACCCTCGAAAATTGGTTCGTCCCGGGCATTCCCGTGGATACGCTGGCCATCGCCTCGCTCGGTATCGTGCTCGATCCGACCCGCGCGCGCTTGCGCTACGACCGTGCCCGCAATACCGTCGGCCTGAATTGGCCGCGTGCCGCCCAGGATCAGGTGATCGCGGCCTGCCGTACGGTCGATCGTCGTATCGCGGGCAGTTCGAACTCCTCGGTCGACTACTCGCCGATCGGTTATGACGCCAATGCCGCCTTCACCGCGCATCCGCTCGGTGGCGCGGTCTACGGCCGGGCAACCGATTCCAATGGTCGCGTGCACGGTCAT
- a CDS encoding Mur ligase family protein, which produces MADISVRGQLALRAATAASWASRRAGRGNGSMIGGLIALKIDPTIMTQLGRGRRTVLVTGTNGKSTTTRMTTAALQTIGAVATQADGANMDAGIVAALTANRTARLAAIEVDELHLPHVADALDPAVVVLLNLSRDQLDRVGEINMIERRLRAGMARHPNAVLIANCDDVLVTSIAYDHPNVVWVSAGSGWSVDATSCPRSGEPILWEGEHWYSTGTDFKRPEPQWRVDEHAIHGPDGLELPLSLALPGRANRGNAAQAVAAAVAMGADAAAAAEATGTVNEIAGRYRTVEVNGHNARLLLAKNPAGWQEALSMIDSAATGLVIAVNGQVPDGEDLSWLWDVRFEHFEGTQVVAAGERATDLAVRLTYAGVEHITVADPLRAIASCPPGRVEVLANYTAFRDLNRDLEEKARA; this is translated from the coding sequence GTGGCAGACATCTCGGTACGCGGACAGTTGGCGCTGCGGGCGGCGACGGCGGCGTCATGGGCGTCGCGGCGCGCGGGGCGCGGCAATGGTTCGATGATCGGCGGCCTGATCGCGCTGAAGATCGATCCGACGATCATGACTCAGCTGGGGCGGGGCCGGCGCACGGTGCTGGTCACCGGCACCAATGGCAAATCGACCACCACCCGGATGACCACGGCCGCGCTGCAGACCATCGGCGCGGTCGCCACCCAGGCTGACGGCGCGAATATGGATGCCGGAATCGTGGCCGCGCTCACCGCGAATCGCACCGCGCGCCTGGCCGCCATCGAGGTGGACGAACTGCATCTGCCGCATGTGGCGGACGCGCTCGATCCCGCCGTGGTGGTGCTGCTCAACCTCTCCCGCGATCAGCTGGACCGGGTCGGCGAGATCAATATGATCGAGCGCCGCCTGCGCGCCGGTATGGCCCGGCATCCGAATGCGGTGCTGATCGCCAACTGTGACGATGTGCTGGTCACCTCCATCGCCTACGACCATCCGAATGTGGTGTGGGTGTCCGCCGGCAGCGGCTGGTCGGTGGATGCCACCAGCTGCCCGCGCAGCGGTGAGCCCATCCTGTGGGAGGGCGAGCACTGGTACAGCACCGGAACCGATTTCAAGCGCCCGGAACCGCAGTGGCGGGTCGACGAGCATGCCATCCACGGCCCCGACGGCCTGGAATTGCCGCTCTCCCTTGCCCTTCCGGGTCGCGCCAATCGCGGTAACGCCGCGCAGGCGGTGGCCGCCGCCGTCGCCATGGGCGCCGATGCGGCCGCCGCGGCCGAGGCCACCGGCACCGTGAACGAGATCGCGGGCCGCTACCGCACCGTCGAGGTGAACGGCCACAACGCCCGCCTGCTGCTGGCCAAGAATCCGGCGGGCTGGCAGGAGGCGCTGTCCATGATCGATTCCGCCGCAACGGGTTTGGTCATCGCCGTGAACGGTCAGGTGCCGGACGGCGAGGACCTGTCCTGGCTGTGGGATGTGCGTTTCGAACACTTCGAGGGCACCCAGGTGGTCGCCGCCGGTGAGCGCGCCACCGATCTCGCGGTGCGCCTGACCTACGCCGGTGTCGAGCACATCACGGTCGCGGATCCCTTGCGCGCCATAGCATCCTGCCCGCCCGGCCGGGTCGAGGTGCTCGCCAACTACACGGCGTTCCGTGATCTGAACCGAGACCTCGAAGAGAAGGCGCGGGCATGA
- a CDS encoding pyridoxamine 5'-phosphate oxidase family protein: MSEIVDQAELRALLGDPTPRAVAKERVALHARDKEWISLSPFVVLATSDADGNCDASPKGDPAGFVHVLDDHTIAIPERPGNRRADGYLNILSNPHVGVIFLIPGRGETLRINGKARLVREAPYFDDMVVKGHRPILAVEVRVEQIFLHCAKAFLRSGLWKPDQWPVDTLPNQARLVKELQPDSTETLEQLEKHYSHTYEELLYKS, encoded by the coding sequence ATGAGCGAGATCGTGGATCAGGCCGAACTGCGTGCCCTGCTGGGTGATCCGACACCCCGGGCCGTCGCCAAGGAGCGCGTCGCACTCCATGCTCGCGACAAGGAGTGGATCTCGCTCTCTCCCTTCGTGGTCCTGGCCACCAGTGACGCCGACGGTAATTGCGATGCCTCGCCCAAGGGTGATCCGGCCGGTTTCGTACATGTACTGGACGACCACACCATCGCCATCCCCGAGCGTCCGGGTAATCGCCGGGCGGACGGCTATCTCAATATTCTGAGCAATCCGCATGTGGGCGTGATCTTCCTGATTCCCGGCCGCGGTGAAACCCTGCGTATCAACGGTAAAGCCCGGCTGGTGCGGGAGGCGCCGTACTTCGACGACATGGTGGTGAAGGGGCATCGCCCGATCTTGGCCGTCGAGGTTCGGGTCGAGCAGATCTTCCTGCACTGCGCCAAGGCCTTCCTGCGCAGCGGCCTGTGGAAGCCCGACCAGTGGCCGGTCGATACGCTGCCGAATCAGGCTCGGCTGGTGAAGGAATTGCAGCCGGACAGCACCGAAACCCTCGAACAATTGGAGAAGCACTACTCGCACACCTACGAGGAGCTGCTCTACAAGTCCTGA
- a CDS encoding type 1 glutamine amidotransferase, producing the protein MTDSTVRIGLILPDVMGTYGDGGNAVVVRQRLRMRGHAAEIVEINLSDPVPDSLDIYLLGGAEDSAQRLATRHLQRYPGLQQAAGRGTPVLAICAAIQVLGHWYETSSGERVDGVGLFDVTTSPQDKRAIGEVATQPLLPGLTQALTGFENHRGGTKLGGDATGLARVTKGVGNGVGDGLEGVVQGSVLGTYMHGPALARNPELADYLIKKILGVDSLSPLDLPEVDQLRRERLRA; encoded by the coding sequence ATGACCGACTCGACCGTACGCATCGGCCTCATCCTCCCCGATGTGATGGGCACCTACGGTGACGGCGGCAATGCCGTGGTCGTCCGCCAGCGCCTGCGCATGCGCGGCCACGCCGCCGAGATCGTGGAGATCAACCTGTCGGACCCGGTGCCGGATTCGCTGGACATCTATCTACTCGGCGGTGCGGAGGATTCGGCGCAGCGGCTGGCCACCCGGCACCTGCAGCGCTATCCCGGTCTGCAGCAGGCCGCCGGGCGCGGCACGCCGGTCCTGGCCATCTGCGCCGCCATCCAGGTGCTCGGGCACTGGTACGAAACCTCCTCCGGTGAACGGGTCGACGGTGTCGGCCTGTTCGACGTCACCACCTCACCGCAGGACAAGCGAGCCATCGGCGAGGTGGCCACCCAGCCGCTGCTGCCCGGACTCACCCAGGCGCTCACCGGTTTCGAAAACCACCGTGGCGGAACGAAACTCGGTGGCGACGCCACCGGCCTGGCCCGCGTGACCAAAGGCGTCGGCAATGGTGTCGGCGACGGTCTCGAGGGTGTGGTTCAGGGTTCGGTTCTGGGCACCTATATGCACGGCCCCGCGCTGGCCCGTAATCCCGAACTCGCCGACTATCTCATCAAGAAGATCCTCGGCGTGGATTCGCTGTCCCCCCTTGATCTTCCGGAGGTCGACCAGCTCCGCCGCGAGCGTCTGCGCGCCTGA